In Kytococcus sedentarius DSM 20547, the sequence TCGGCGTGGTGGACGGTCTGCAGCTCCTCGTCGGTGGCCATCACCGGGGGCACCACGTGCAGCCCCTGGAGCACCCCGAGCTCCTCGGCCAGGTCGTGCGTGAACTGAAGCCGCAACGGGTTCATCGGGTGCAGGGGGCCGAAGTCATACTTGACCAAGGCGGAGTCCCACACCATCCACCCCCGCTCGTCGGGGTGGTCCGCGGGATGTTGGGCCCGTTCGGCGTCGTCCATGACGACACGCTACCGAGAGGAAGAGCATGCAGCGTCACCGGCTCTACGACGAGGACACCCTCGTGATCGGGCTCGGCCGGTTCGGCACGGCGGTGGCCTCGGAGATGAAGTCCCTGGGCTACCGGGTGCACGCCATCGAGGAGAGGCCCCGGCTGGCCGAGCGGCACCACCGGCGGTTCGAGCACGTCCTGGCCTTGGACGCCACCGACCCAGAAGAGCTCGCGCAGGCCAAGCCGGAGATGTTCCGCATCGCGGTCGTGGCCATCGGGTCGTCGGTGGAGGCCTCCCTGCTCACGGCCGGCAACCTCGTGGACGCCGGGGTGCCCAGCATCTGGGCCAAGGCCGTCAGCGACGAGCACGCCCGCATCCTGGAGCGCATCGGGGTGCACCACGTCGTCTTCCCCGAGGCCGACAGCGGCCGGCGGGTGGCCCACCTGGTGAACGACACCCTGCGCGACTACATCGAGTTCGACGACGGGTACGCCATCGTGAAGATGACCCCGCCCACCGAGATGCTGGACAAGACCCTCACCGAGAGCCAGGTGCGCTCGCGCTACGGCGTCACCGTGGTGGGCGTGAAGGAACCCGGCGAGGACTTCCACCACGCCGTCCCCGGCACGATGGTGGGCCGCCACCACTCCATCATCGTCAGCGGCCCGGTGACCGCCATCGAACGGCTGGCCTCCCGCCCCTGAGACGCAGCTGACCCGCACCGGCGGTGCCGCGTGCGGGTCAGGTGTGCTCGGGCTCGCGGCCCGGTGCGGTGGTGCGTCAGTCCGGAGCGTCCCCGGTGGACTCGGCGGCGTCCTCGTCCACGTCGTTCTGCAGCGCCAGCGGGGTCTCGTCGGTGTCCGAGCCCAGCGGGATCATGAACGCGGCCTCCACCTCCGGCTGCCCCTCGACCACCACGTCGCGGCGGCCCTCGGTGGGGCGGTAGCCGATGGAGCTGGCGAACGCGACGGCCCGCCCGTTGTCGGTGTTCACCCAGTAGGCGAGGTGGCTGTAGCCCGCGTTACGGCCCACCAGCTCGGCGTGCTCCATGAGCTGTCGCGCGACCCCCTCGCCACGCAGCGACGGGGTGACCCAGATGCCGTAGACCTCCCCCAGGTCGTCGTCGTCACGGGTGTCCTCGTCCCCCACGGACGCGAGCGCCACCCACTCGGACCCCCGCTGCGCCCCGATGCGGGTGGCGTGGCTCATGCGCTCCTGCCACTCCTCATCACTGTGCTGGGACTCCTCTTCGTAGGAGGCCACGAAGGCCTCGGGGTCCTCCTGCAGCGCACGGAGCCGGAGGGTCTTGAAGATCTCCCACTCGTCCGCCGCGAGCTCGCGCACTGTGATGTCAGTCATGGGCACATGTTCCCATGACCGCAGCCCCTCACCGCAAGTGGACCAGCATCGGCAGCTCCACCCGGGGGTCCGACGGGTCCTCCGGGTGGGCCGGGACGGCGGGCCCCTGCGCCGTGAAACCACAGCCCTCGTAGAGCCGTCGAGCCGCCGGGTTGTCCTCCATCACGTCGAGGCGCAGCGTGGGCTCACCGAGCTCCCGCGCCCGCTCCATCACCGCCTCGACGATGCGGCGGGACAGGCCCGCGCCCCGGTGCGCCGGGGCCACGTACATGCTGATCAGCTCGGCGGGCAGGCCGTCCCCGGGCCGCATCAGCCGCGCCGCGCCCACCGGGAGGCCGTGCCGCACGGCGACCACCGTCTCGAGGACCGGGCTGGCCACCTGGCCGCGCCACTCATCGAGGCTTCGGCCCTCGTGCTCGGCGAGGGTGCTGCCGAAGGCCTCGGGCGCGACGGTCAGCATCTCGAGCCGGATGTCGCGCCAGAGGGCCACGTCGCGGTCCGATGCGGGGTCCAGCCAGACCAGGGCGTCGAGCCGCGCGGCGGGGTCCTGCTGGCCCCCGGGGCACGTGGCCCCGGGGCCGTCAGTCGTCATCCACCACGCCGTCGGAGAGGTCCTTGCTGCGCCGGGCCGCGGCCTCCATGGCCGAGAGGAAGGCCGCTCGCACCTTGTGGTCCTCCAGCTGGCGCAGCGCGGCGACGGTGGTGCCCCCGGGGCTGGAGACCATCTCCCGCAGCACCGTCGGGTGCTCCCCGGTCTCGCGCACCATCGTGGCGGCGCCGAAGAGGGTCTGCACCACCAGCTCGGTGGCCGTCGAGCGGGGCAGGCCGAGCAGCACGCCCGCCTCGATCATGGACTCGACCACGAAGAACAGGTACGCCGGGCCGGAGCCGGAGATGGCCGTGACCGCGTCCTGGTGCTTCTCGGCGATGGTGATGACCGAGCCGGTGGACTCCAGCACCGCCCGCGCGACCTCCACCTGGTCGTCGGTGCAGTGCTCGTCGGGCGAGAGGGCCGCCATGCCCTGCCCCACCTGGGCGGGGGTGTTGGGCATGGCGCGCACCACCGGGGTGCCTGCGGGCAGGCGGGCCTGCAGGAAGGCCAGCGGGATGCCGGCCGCCAGGGACATGACCACCACACCGGGGCGCAGGTGCTCACGCACCTGCCCCAGGGCGACGTCCATGTCCTGCGGCTTCACGGCCAGCACGACCACGTCGGACCCGGACACGGCCTCGGCCAACGGCGCGCAGGCCACGCCGAGGCCCTCGGCAGTGGTTGCCGCGCGTGCGGCGTCCCGGCCCACGAGCGTGATCCGCTCACCCGGGTGACCCGCGCGGACCAGACCCGCCGCGACGGTGCGCCCCATCACGCCGCTACCGACCATCGTGATGCGGGTCAGCTCGTCCAGGCCCTGCCCGGGCACGTCAGCCCTTCGAGAGCAGCGAGCGGGCGAAGAACATGACGTTCGCCGGACGCTCGGCCAGGCGGCGCATGAAGTACCCGTACCAGTCCGGCCCGTTGGGGAGGTAGACCCGCACCTGGTAGCCCTCGTCGATGAGGCGGCCCTCCTCGTGGGGCCGGATGCCGTAGAGCATCTGGTACTCCCAGGAGTCCGTGGAGCGGCCCGCGGAGTCGGCCAGGAAGCCGGCGATGTCGATCATGTTCGGGTCGTGCGTGGCCATCATCGGGTAACCCTGACCGTTCATCAGGATCTTGGCGCACTCCACGTAGTTCAGGTCGACCTCGTGGTCGTCCTGGAAGGCCACGGACTCGGGCTCGGCGTAGGCGCCCTTGCACAGGCGTACCCGGCTGCCCTCGCCGGACAGGTCGCGGCAGTCGGCCTGGGTGCGGTGGAGGTAGGCCTGCAGCACCGCACCGGTGCCGGGGAAGTCTTGGCGCAGCTCGCGCAGGATGCCCAGCGTCGAGTCGGTAGTGGTGTGGTCCTCCATGTCGAGGCTGATCGTGGTGCCGGCGTTCGCCGCCGCCCGGGCGATCTCGCGGGCGTTCTCCAGGGCGACCTTCTCCCCGTCCTTGCCCACGAACTGGCCCAGCGCGCTCAGCTTCAGCGAGAACTCGACCGTGCCGTCGGTGCTCAGGCCGGCGTTGCTCATGTCCTTGATGTAGCGCAGGTAGGCGTCCTTGGTGGCCGTCGCCTGGGCGAGGTCGGTGATGTCCTCCCCGAGGTGGTCGACGGTCACGGTGCGGCCCTGGGCCACCAGGTTCGCGCAGTCCCGCACCGCGTCGGCGAAGTCCTCACCGGGCACGTAGCGCGAGACCACCTTGTTGGTCACGGGCATCTTCACCATGGTGTCGCGGACGGCGGTCTGACGGCTCATGGCCAGGAACGCATCCCGCATCAGGGCGGACGGGTCGAGAACACTCACGACGGCAACTCTCTTTCGGTGGACGTGCCCCCATCATCCCCGATGGTGGGCAGCTCGCCGACCAGGAACCCCTGACAGGCCGGTCCGAGCAGGCGCGCCCGGTCCCGCACGGAGAGTCCGTCCAGCCGTGGGAGGCCCAGCACGCTGGTGCCGGCCATCATCCCCATCAGCAGCACCGCGGCCAGCTCGGTGCGCACCTCGTGGTGGTCCGGGCTGAGCTTCTCCACCACCGGCCGCAGGAAGCGCTCCACGATGAGGTGACGCAGGTACTCCTGCTCCTCCTGCTGCGAGGGCGCGGCCACGAAGGTGCCGGTCATGCGCACCGCGGTGTCGTGCCGCGACCAGAACCCCAGCACGAAGGCGATGAGCTCCTCACCGCAGGTCTCCGGCTGCAGGCCGTTGATGAAGGCGGCCAGCAGCTCGTCGTCGACCGTGGGTCGCATGGCGGCCACGAACAGGGCGCTCTTGCCGCCGTAGTAGTAGTTGACCAGGGCCGGGTCGACGCCCGCCTGCCGGGCGATCATCCGGACGGACACAGCGTCGTAGCCGTGGGTGGAGAAGAGCTCCAGGGCGGCGCCGAGGATGTCGGCCCGGGTGTCGCTCCCCGCAGGACGCGGGCCGCGGCGTGGTGCGTTCACTTCTGTCCTCCAGGACGGCGGTGCCGGACCCGATCAGGGTCCTTCCTGCATCGTGCCACGGACCGGTCCCCCCGGCACGACCTCGGCGGCGCCCGGCCCCCGGCCCCCCCGGCGCGGGGGCCCGGGCGCTGGTGGGCGGCTAGTTGTACTGACCGGAGACGTTGATCGACCCGATCGAGTTCAGTCCAAGGTGACGCTGGCGGCGGTGTCCGGTGGTGTGCCGATCTCGTCGACGGTGTGGCCCGAGCATGGATAGCGCGTGAGCGTAGCCTTGCGAATGCGGTCGAGAGAGAACCACCGCACAGCGCCGCGCAGTCGACACCAACCGATGAGGTACCAGCTACCACGGGTGCCGGCGAACAGAATGGGCTCGACGTCACGACGGGTGTGCTCGCCAGCGGCGGAGACGAAGTGGATGCGCAGCACTCGTTGATCTGTCATGGCCTGTTCGCAGGTCGAGCGGACGGACCGAGAGGTGCTGGGGGGCGAGTCGACCCAGACACGCTGCGCGAGCTCGCTCACCTGCTCGCGAGTGTGCGGGTCGAGGACATCCACGATCTTGCGGACGGCGGCTGCCGCGAGATCCGAGTACGGCGCATCGGGTGCGGCCTTGACCGCTGCCAGCAGTGCCAAGGCTTGAGCCGGTGACAACGCGATCGGCGGCAGGGAGCCACCTTCTACGATCCCGTACCCGCCGCCTGGACCAGGGCGGGACCACAGCGGCACCCCGGAAGCTTCGAGTGCCGTCAGGTCTCGTTTGATGGTCCGGACAGACACCCCGAACTCACGGGCAAGTCCCCCAGCACTCCTCCCACGCTTCCCGCTGCGCCTGAGGGCCTCCGACAGCGCGTGGAGGCGTTCCGAACGCTTCATCAGGAAACCATCGCCATATTCATGTCATAAATAGTGCCACTCCGTTGTCCAGGAGCCCTGCCAGCATCGAGCACATGACATCAAACGCAACGGACCAACCGCACGTGATCCTCGTTCCCGGCTACTGGCTAGGCGCCTGGGCCTGGGATGACGTGGTGCCCGCCCTGAAGGAGCAGGGGCTCGACGTCGAGGCCATCACTCCGTCGGGCCTCGACGAGCAGGATCCCAATCGGAAGAACACCACTCTGCAGGACCAGGTCGATGCCCTCCAGGCCCTTGTCGAACAGGCCGGCGGCGACGTCGTTCTCGTGGGGCATAGCGGCGCCAACGCCGCGGTGAGCACCGTCACGGACAGGACCCCCCAGTTGCTCCGCCGGGTCATCTGGGTCGATTCCGGGCCCATGCCAGACGGAGGAGCCTTCGCGCCGGAGCTCCCGCAGGACATCGAGGAGCTCCCGCTGCCCGACTTTGACACGCTCGGTCAGCAGGCCAGCCTCGAAGGGCTCAGCGACGGTCAGCTCAAGACCTTCCGCGCCCGCGCTGTCCCCGAGCCTGCAGGTGTCGCCCGCGCCACGGTCTCCTTGACCAATGATCGGCGCCACAGTGTGCCGACCACCCTGATCTGCTGCTCCCTGCCGTCCAACCAGGTCCTTGAGCTGGCCCAGGCACGACACCCCATGTTCGCCGCCGTCAACGACCTGATCGACGTCCAGATCGTCGACCTGCCCACTGGTCACTGGCCGATGTGGAGCCGCTCCGAAGATCTGGCCAACGCGATCGCCGCCGCCGCTCTCGCCTCCTGAGTTCCTCGTCACCGATGAAGGGGGTCAGCCACTGCCGCTGACCCCCTTCATCCCGTTCCGAGAGCCCCCCATGAGCCACAAGAACGCCGCCCTGACACCCCGCCACCGCTTGAAGGTCGCTCGCCTCGTCGTCGAGGATGGCTGGCCGATCAGCGAGGTGGCCGCTCGGTTCCAGGTGTCCTGGCCGACGGTGAAGCGGTGGGCCGACCGCTACCTCGCCGGCGAGTCCATGGAAGACCGGTCTTCGCGCCCGAGGGTGTCGCCGAACAAGACCCCGAAGACGGTGACCAAGCGGTGCGTCAGCCTGCGAATGCGGTTGCGCGAAGGCCCAGTTCAGCTCGCCGCTCGACTCGGCATCGCACCATCGACGGTGCACCGAATCCTCACGACGGCACGCCTCAACCGGCTGTCCTACGTCGACCGTGCCACCGGCGAGCCGATCCGCCGGTACGAACACCCCCATCCCGGCTCGCTGGTGCACGTGGACGTTAAGAAGCTCGGGAATATCCCCGACGGCGGCGGCTGGCGCTATGTCGGCCGACTCCAAGGCGAACGCAACCGCGCCGCCACGCCCGGGAAGCCGAAGAGCAAGTGGCACAACCCAAAGCTCGGGTACGCGTTCGTGCACACCGTCATCGACGAACACTCCCGCGTCGCGTACACCGAGGTCCACGACGACGAGACCGCCATCACCGCCGTCGCCGTCCTGCACCGGGCGGTCGAGTGGTTCGCAGACCGCGGTGTCACCATCGAACGGGTGCTGTCTGACAACGGCGGGGCATACCGGTCACACCTGTGGCGCGACACCTGCGAGGCCCTATCGATCACCCCGAAGCGGACCCGTCCGTACCGGCCGCAGACCAACGGAAAAGTGGAGCGCTTCCACCGGACCATGGCCGACGGGTGGGCGTACGCCCGCTGCTACACCAGCGAGCAAGAAAGACGTGACGCCCTGCCGGACTGGCTGCACCAGTACAACGAACACCGTCCGCATACCGCCTGCGGCAACCAGCCGCCCTCCTCACGATTGATCAACGTGCCCGGTCAGTACAGCTAGTGGGCGTGCTGGCGGGCGAACGCCAGCGACCGGGTCAGCCTGTCCACTCGCGTCGCCTCGTCCACGCCGCGGGTCCCCACCTCCACGATGATCGACCCGGAGAACCCGATCTCCCCCAGCATCCCCAGCACCTCCTCGCACGGCTGCGACCCGTCCCCGGGCACCAGGTGCTCGTCCTTGAGCGAGCCCGAACCGTCGGCCAGGTGCACGTGCGCCAGGGTGGGCCCCGCCGCACGGGCCATGGCCACCGCATCGGCGTGGGCGGTCGCGCTGTGCGAGAGGTCGAGCGTCACGTGGGCGTACTCGTGGTATGTGGGGTCCCAGCCCGGCAGGTACATGGGCACCTTCCCCCGGGCCCCGGTGCCGGGCACCCGCCAGGGGTACATGTTCTCCACGGCGATCTTGACCTCGGTGCGCGCCTGCCGCTCGGCGATCCCCTCGACGAATGCACGGCCGTAGGCCCGCTGCCAGGCGAAGGGCGGGTGGGCCACGACCGTCGGGCAGGCGAGCTCCTCGGCCAGCTCGATCGACCTGTCGATCTGGTCCCAGGTAGTGCCCCAGACGTGCTGCAGGAAGAACAGGGTGGGCGCGTGCACCGAGAGGATCGGCTGGCCGTGGTCCTCCGCGAGGCGTTGCAACCGCGGCACGTCACGGCTGAGCTTCTCGCCCCAGACCATGACCTCCACCCCGTCGTAGCCGAGCCGCTCGGCCATGGCGAAGGTGTAGGCGGTCTTCTGCGGGTAGCAGCTCGAGGCGGACAGCCCCACGGCCCAACGGCTCATGCCAGCTCCAGCAGGCCGGTGGTGTCCAGGTGGTCCAGGAACTGCAGGATCACACCCTCCCGCAGCGCCCAGGGGCAGATCTCCAGGCTCTCGATGCCGAGCAGGTCCATCGCCCCCTCGGCCACCAGGGCCCCGGCGAGGATCTGGTGCGCCCGTCCTTGGTTGACCCCCGGGAGCGAGGCGCGCTCGGACACCGGCATGGCCGCCAGCCGCTCCACCCACTCCTTGAGCGGCCCGCGCTCGACCGTGCGGCGCACGAAGGGCCCCTCCCCGCTGGGGGCGGCTCCCTGCAGGCGGGCGAGGCTCCGCATCGTCTTGCTGGTGCCGACCACCCGATGGGGGGTGCGCGCCGTGAGGTCGGGCACCACCTCGCCGATGGAGGCGCGGATGTAGCGGCGCAGGGCCCGCACCTGCTTCGGGTCGGCCACGTCACCGGGCAGGTGGCGCGTGAGGCGCCCTGCGCCCAGCGGCAGGCTGACGGCCGTGGAGGGGTCCTCGTCCCGTCCGGCCGCGAGCTCCAGCGACCCGCCGCCGATGTCCACCATGAGCAGGTGCCCGGAGGACCAGCCGTGCCAACGGCGCGCGGCCAGGAAGGTCAGGCGGGCCTCCTCCTCCCCGGAGAGCACCTGCAGGTCGATCCCGCTGGCCTCGCGGATTCGCGCCAACACGGCGTCGGTGTTTCCGGCGTCGCGAATGGCGGAGGTGGCGAAGCCGAGCACCTTCACGGCGCCCAGGTCGGCCGCGTGGTCGAGGCAGTCGGTGGCGAACGCGGCCAGCGTCTCGGCCCCGGCATCGTCGATGTCGCCCTCGGGCGTGAGGAATTCCGCGAGCCGCAGCTGGTGCTTGAAGGACGAGGCCGGCAGCGGGTGGGCCCCGGGACGGGCGTCGACGATCAGGAGGTGGACTGTGTTCGATCCGACGTCGATGACTCCCAGGCGCATGACCCCCAGCCTACGGGCGCGCAGGGGCCCTGCCTCCCGCCGCGGCGCCCCGGTCGGCACGGGGAGGTTGCCGGGGCGAGGTTGTCGGGGGGCGCGGATACGGTGCACGGGTGGCAGCGAAGAGTGGTGGCAGCAGGTCCCGCGAGCGGGAGTCCTACCGGTGCAGCGAGTGCGGGTGGACCACGGTCAAGTGGATCGGACGGTGCAAGGAGTGCCAGGCCTGGGGGACCCTGGTGGAGGCGGGCGGCCGCCCGGCGGGCAGGACCACCCCGGCCGCCTCTGTCCGCGAGCCCGCCCGCCCCATCGGGGAGGTGGACCTCTCGGCCTCCGAGCACCACGCCACAGGGGTGGAAGAGTTCGACCGCGTGCTGGGCGGCGGCATGGTGCCCGGCGGGGTGGTGCTGGTGGCCGGGGACCCGGGCATCGGCAAGTCCACCCTGCTGCTGGACGTCGCGGCCCGGGTGGCGGCCGGGGGCGGCCCCGCCCTGTACGTCAGCGGTGAGGAGTCCGCGGCCCAGGTGCGCATGCGCGCCGAGCGGATCGGCGCCGTCACCGACGGGCTCTACCTGGCCTCCGAAACCGACCTCGCCGCCGTGCTGGCCCACCTTGAGGCCGTGCAGCCCCGGCTGGTGGTGTTGGACTCCGTCCAGACCATCAGCTCGCAGGAGGTCGACGGGGCCGCCGGCAACGTGGCCCAGGTGCGGGAGGTCGCCGCCTCGGTGATCCGTGAGGCCAAGCACCGGGGGATCGCGACGGTGCTGGTCGGCCACGTCACCAAGGAGGGCGCGATCGCCGGGCCGCGGGTGCTGGAGCACCTCGTGGACGTGGTGGTGACCTTCGAGGGCGAGCGTCACTCCCGCCTGCGCCTGATCCGGGCGGTGAAGAACCGCTTCGGCCCCACCGACGAGGTGGGCTGCTTCGACCTGGACGAGTCCGGCATCACCGGGCTGGCCGACCCCAGCGGGCTGTTCGTCTCACGCCACGCAGCCCCGGTGCCCGGCACCTGCCTGACCGTGACCCTGGAGGGCCGCCGTCCGCTGGTGGCCGAGGTGCAGGCGCTGGCCGTCCCGACGCAGGCCCCCAGCCCACGGCGGACCACCAGCGGGGTGGACTCCTCCCGGGTGGCCATGACCGTGGCCGTGCTCAACCGGCACGGCGGGGTGCCGCTGGCCACCAGCGACGTCTACGTCTCCACCGTCGGCGGCGTGCGCCTCTCGGAGCCGAGCACGGACCTCGCCGTGGCCCTGGCGCTGGCCAGCTCGTTGGCGGACCAAGCACTGCCGGACGGCCTGGTCGCCATCGGCGAGGTGGGGCTGGCGGGCGACCTGCGCAATGCGCCCGGCACCGGGCGGCGTCTGGTGGAGGCGCACCGCATCGGGTTCGACAAGGCCGTGATCCCCCGGGGGGCCCTGGGCGACCAGCAGGCACCCGCCGGCATGAAGGTCTTCCAGGCCGACACGCTCGAGCACGCGATCGGAGCGGTGCTCAAGCGCTGAGCCAGCGGCGCGACGCCGTGCTCAGCACCAGCATCGAGCCCCGGGGGGCCCGACGCACAGCGTCCCGGGGATGATCCGCTGTGGGAGCGGATCATCCCCGGGACGGAAAGCTGGGGCTCAGCGGAAGTCGCCGGTGGACACGCCCTCGGCGTCCACCTCGTGCACGTCGACGTGCTCGCGCCGGACCGTCTCGGTCACCTCGTGGGGCACGGTGACGGTGCGCTTCACCACGCGGGCCTCCTCGTAGGGGACGGTCTCCAGGGTGACGACGGGGCGCTGCCGGTGCAGGGTCACGACCTGCACCTCCTCCTCGCGGGGCTGCGCGTCGACCTGCCGCTGCGCGAGCTGTTCCGCGCCGACCGCCTGGCCGCCCCCGGTGTCCACTGCCGTGCCGGTCCCGGGCGTGGCGGCCCCGCCGCCAGCCGCCGGGGCCTCCTCCACCTCCAGCACCTCGCGCTGCACCTCGACCTCGACGGTCACCGTCTCGGTGATCACGCGCTTGCGGACGCGGGTCGCGCCACGGGCCACCCGCTGCACGGCAGCGGTCAACTTCTCCTCGTGACGCACCAGGGAGGTGCGGTCACCTGTTCGGTTGTCCATGGACGGTTCTCCTCGCTGCGGTCGGTGATTCGCCCCCATCGTGTCGCACGGAGCGCCCGGGGACCACCCCGATGCCGGACCGGTGTCCGGTACGCGCCGTGGCAGGCGGGGACCTAGACTCACCCCGTGGAGACCGTGGACCAGGAGGCAGTGAACGCAGTGCTGGCGCTGCTGGCGCCCGGCACCGAGTTGCGAGACGGCCTGGAGCGGATCGTGCGGGGGCGCACCGGTGCCCTCATCGTGCTCGGTAACGACCGCGCCGTGGAGCAGATCTCCACCGGCGGCTTCGAGCTCAACGTGGACTTCTCCTCCACCCGACTGCGCGAGCTCGCCAAGATGGACGGCGCGGTGGTCCTCTCCAACGACCTCACCCGCATCGTGCGTGCCGCCACCCAGCTGGTGCCCGATGCGGCGATCGAAACCCGCGAGTCCGGCACCCGCCACCGCACCGCCGAGCGCGCGGCCCGGCAGACCGGCGTCCCGGTGGTGAGCGTCTCGGCCTCCATGTCCATGATCGCCCTCTATATGGGCGAGCACCGGGTGGTGCTGGAGGAGGTCAGCGCGATCCAGTCCCGCTCCAACCAGGCCCTGCAGACCCTCGAGCGCTACAAGATGCGCCTCGACGAGGTCGCCGCCGCCCTCTCGGCGCTGGAGATCGAGGACCTCGTCACCGTCCGCGACGTCGCGGCCGTGGCCCAGCGGCTGGAGATGGTGCACCGCATCCGCGAGGAGATCTCCCACTACGTGCTCACCCTGGGGCGTGACGGGCGCCTGGTGGACCTGCAGCTGTCCGAGCTGACCGCCGGACTCGGCAACGACCGCGAGCTGCTGGTGCGGGACTACGCGCCCTCGCACACCCCGTCCGGGGACCCTGCCGAGGTGGATGCGGTGCTGGCCGACATCGCGGCCTTGTCCACCGCCGAGCTGCTGGACCTGGGTTCCGTGGCCGCTGCGATGGGGCACCCGGTGGCCAGCGACACCCTGGAGCGCCCGCTCTCCCCGTGGGGTTACCGCCTGCTCTCGCAGATCCCGCGCCTGCCCCCGGTCATCGTCGACCGCGTCGTGCTGCACTTCGACGGCCTGCAG encodes:
- the radA gene encoding DNA repair protein RadA — encoded protein: MAAKSGGSRSRERESYRCSECGWTTVKWIGRCKECQAWGTLVEAGGRPAGRTTPAASVREPARPIGEVDLSASEHHATGVEEFDRVLGGGMVPGGVVLVAGDPGIGKSTLLLDVAARVAAGGGPALYVSGEESAAQVRMRAERIGAVTDGLYLASETDLAAVLAHLEAVQPRLVVLDSVQTISSQEVDGAAGNVAQVREVAASVIREAKHRGIATVLVGHVTKEGAIAGPRVLEHLVDVVVTFEGERHSRLRLIRAVKNRFGPTDEVGCFDLDESGITGLADPSGLFVSRHAAPVPGTCLTVTLEGRRPLVAEVQALAVPTQAPSPRRTTSGVDSSRVAMTVAVLNRHGGVPLATSDVYVSTVGGVRLSEPSTDLAVALALASSLADQALPDGLVAIGEVGLAGDLRNAPGTGRRLVEAHRIGFDKAVIPRGALGDQQAPAGMKVFQADTLEHAIGAVLKR
- a CDS encoding DUF2382 domain-containing protein; the protein is MDNRTGDRTSLVRHEEKLTAAVQRVARGATRVRKRVITETVTVEVEVQREVLEVEEAPAAGGGAATPGTGTAVDTGGGQAVGAEQLAQRQVDAQPREEEVQVVTLHRQRPVVTLETVPYEEARVVKRTVTVPHEVTETVRREHVDVHEVDAEGVSTGDFR
- the disA gene encoding DNA integrity scanning diadenylate cyclase DisA gives rise to the protein METVDQEAVNAVLALLAPGTELRDGLERIVRGRTGALIVLGNDRAVEQISTGGFELNVDFSSTRLRELAKMDGAVVLSNDLTRIVRAATQLVPDAAIETRESGTRHRTAERAARQTGVPVVSVSASMSMIALYMGEHRVVLEEVSAIQSRSNQALQTLERYKMRLDEVAAALSALEIEDLVTVRDVAAVAQRLEMVHRIREEISHYVLTLGRDGRLVDLQLSELTAGLGNDRELLVRDYAPSHTPSGDPAEVDAVLADIAALSTAELLDLGSVAAAMGHPVASDTLERPLSPWGYRLLSQIPRLPPVIVDRVVLHFDGLQHLLGATFDDLHEIEGIGDARARAIREGLSRMAETSILDRYV